DNA sequence from the Methanolobus psychrophilus R15 genome:
CAAGCACCTCATCCTAATTTTCAAGCAAGTCAGAAAAGGTTTTTCCTGTATAAAACGTTCTCGTAATTGAAAATGTTTTCACACGAGGAATATTTTGATTACAGTTCGGTTATTGGTGTTGAATCCTTCAAGTAGTACTCAAAAAGTTCTTTTCCCCATTGAAGCGCACTTTCACTCGAACAAATAACTCGTTTATTATCCGAAACACCTTGATGTGTCAATAATTTCAACATTATGCTATAGTCATTGATTGAAATAGATAAGAAGTCAAAACGATTTGGATATATACTTAAGTTAATGTTTGAATTTTGGCTGAGGACCTTGAATTTTTCGGGATTGTCCTGCATGAGTTTTTCAGAAAGCTCTTTCGAGATGATTATGGATATATTCACTTTATTTGCTATTAACTCGGAAAATGTTTGTTCAAAATGAGGAAATACAAATGAACTCATCGTGAATACAGATTCTGACATTTCAGCTTCTTCAGTAAACTGAGGATTTCGATAAACTAGACCCACATTAGACTAAAATATAAATATTAGATAAATAAATTAAGTATCATGGATGATTTGACTGATTTTGCTCTTAATGAAGAATATAAACGCCTTCAATCCGTTGGAGACAAGCTTGCAGAAATAGAATCACTTATTGATTGGAAACCGTTTCGTCCAATTCTGGAATCAATGTACAAGAACAGAACAGCTTCAGGCGGCAGGCCTGAAGCTGATGTTATTGTGATGTTTAAAATGCTTGTTCTACAACAGTGGCATGGTCTTTCTGATGCTGAACTTGAAAGACAGTGTATTGACAGAATATCCTTTAGGAAATTTCTGGGGTTTCCTGGATATGTTCCAGACAGTACAACTGTCTGGTCATTTAGAAAGAGAATTAGCGATAATGGAAAAGAGAAAGAAATATGGGACGAGATGCAAAAACAGCTTAATGCTCTTGGATTGAAGATCAAAAAAGGGATGATCCAGGATGCCACATTCATCCACTCCAACCCTGGACATGCTAAAGCTGATGAACCTCGTGGAAAGGATGCTAAAACAGCTAGAAGCAAAGATGGAACCTGGGCAAAAAAAGGTGGCAAATCTCATTTTGGCTACAAGCTTCATACAATTATTGATAAGGAATATGAACTGATCAGAAGATTTGAAACAACAACTGCATCAGTACATGATTCACAGGTAGATCTATCTGAAGTGGGTGAAGTAGTCTACCGTGACAAAGGATACTTTGGAGCAGTTGCAAAGGGTTTTGCAGCAACAATGCAAAGAGCTGTAAGAGGACATCCATTAGGAATAGCGGAGATTCTCAGAAATGAGCGGATAAGTGTGCAGCGAGTTACATGTGAAAGAGTCTATGCAGTAGCAAAGGAAGTGTTCAAAGCAGGAAAAGTGCTTCTTACAACAGTAAAAAGAGTAAATGTGAAGATGTTGATGACAGCTTTTTCTTTTAATCTTCATCAATTGAGAACACTGAAAAGGAAGGGAACTGTCTAGGATAGCGTAAGCTATCCTAAAATTAAGGTGAAAAGGAACAAAAACATAAAAATCTTGGATGAAGTGGGACGAGTAACAACTTGGATTTATCCGATACTTAAAAAAAGAGGGGTTAATCTGAATCCTCAACTGTTTGTCCTCCTCGAATATCTCGTGTAAACCAATCTTAATTAAGTTGCATGGACCCAACTCGCTTATTCTGTTGAATAAATGTGAAGGGATGAAATCAAGCTTATGTGTCCCCCAATAAGAAATGTCGATATCAAGAACATGGGTTATATCAATAAGAGGAATCATTTCCGTCGTTATGAGCTTTCCAAGAGTTGTTAATTCATATGTATCTTTATCGTGGGTTACAAGATAATGCTCTTCCACTACTCTTATTTGAGGAAGTAATGCCTGCCTGTTCGTATCGAGTGACTTGAGAAGATAATCCATTTCCTGAGGTTCGTCTTTCAATAATAAAAGAGTATTCTTTCTTTTCTCAGAGGCAAATATGACATCAAGTAGAGGTTTCTTCATGAAGACACACCCTATCTCCCCAATATGTTTGGACATTACTACATATCAACTTCAGGGTATTTATGTCATTCCCTAAATTGTTAACAGTGTTAACTAATCTGTTACAATTGATTTGGACAAGCAATTCATAAACAGCAATTTCATAAAATATCATTTAAAAAGGAAGTCCCATATTTCCTAAGCAGACACCTTGCATGCTCTCCATGATGAACTATTATTGGTCATGCAAAATTTACGTAACTTACATCGCAAACTGACGGGTATTTTTTGGTTTATTCTACTTCAATAACCGATTATTGTTTCCTAATGCTTTAACTGTTATTCTCGTGAGAGATTGTAGAAGGGAAGGATAAATGTGTTAGGTGAAATGATAGGTGAATCTGAAGGTAAAACAACAAGCATCAGAATACTTCCATCCAAGGGAAATGAACCCACATATGAAGTTACAGAAGAGTTTAAGGGTAATCTCTTGGGTATTGAAATTTCGGATATGACAACATACAAGTATGTCATTAAGGAAGGAGGGATAATGTATGGCAAAGGACAAGGAGTCACTCTGACAAAGGAAGGAGATGCGCTTACATACACAATTTCAGGAGTAGGAGGGTTCAAAGATAAAGGTCCTGCAGTCAGTTTTCGTGGAGCTTTATATTATCGGACATCATCTCCTAAATTTTCTCGCCTCAATGGCATTGCTGTCATCTTTGAGTATGAAGCTGATGAAAATGGAAATTCACATGCTAAACAATGGGAATGGAAATAATCAATTCGAAATCATCCGACAGCAACAGTTAATCTCTGATCAAAAAATAGAGACAATCGGGATGGTTGAGTTGAGACTTAAATGATATTGGGAAATATTTAGGTCTCGTAAGGAAAAAGGCGCTTTAAAGCGTGATGGTTTGACAGGCGCCTCTCCTTGTCTTTAATATATTGACTTAATCTATTAAATCAATCAGAGCGGCAACTTCATTGTGGCTTAGAATAAAAAAGAATCCTATGGTTATTAGAAAGCTGCCGCAGATGTAAAGCAGTCTCTGGTGAGTACGGCGTGACACAAGCTGCTTACCTCTGGCGAATGTTGAAGATACAGATACGAGGAACCCAAGGTCTGCCAGCCAGTGCCCGAGGATAAAGGCAAATACTGCAAGAACGCCTGCGAGATACTGCTGCATGATGATTGCGGTGCCTGCTGTTAACCACCAGAAGAGAAAGGTGGGATTCAGTGCTGATGTGAGGATGCCTGCTGAGACGGGACCGCTGGAAATATCGAGCTTACCGGCGGCGGCATTAATGTCCATTGTCAGTGCCTCTTTTGCTTTGCGGATAATGATCATCCCGAAAAGCGCCATGGCTAAACCGCCTATTATAGCTATGTTCGATAGCATATCCTTTACAATGAGGGTGGATGCACCCATGATGATAAGCAGGATGAGAGTAGTTTCTACAATAGAGTGACCGCCAAAGACATAAAATCCGGTCTTCCATCCTTTTTTCAGAGATATGCTAACCGTTGCAAGCATCATGGGACCCGGCACAAGTGCGGCAGAGACACCTATAGTGAATCCGAGAATGAAAGCCTGCGCCAAGTCTATTATATTCATCACCATGAGAGGTCACCATGTTAAATATAAAATATAATATATATAGCAGAATCATTAAAAGGAAATGAATTCTGAATAACTTATTTCAAATTACTGTAATCTGTGTTGAATTTTCCAGGTAGTACTCAAATAGTTCTCTTCCCCATTCTACTGCTGCAGGACTTATGCATATCAATTGCTTGTAATCATATGTGCCTTCAGCAGTTAACAGTCTCAACGCAAGGCATGAATCATTTACTTTTAGTGAAAATAAATGCATCTTGTGGGGATATAGGTATAGTGTAACTTGCTTATTATTCACGAGTTTTCTCAATTTATCAAAATTGTCTCTTGTAACTTTGCTATAAAAGCATGAATCAAAGATGAGTGATAGATGAACTCCTTCATCAATCAAATCTTCAAATAAATTAAAAAAGGTTGGTTGGAGGCCAGCTGCTATCATCCTAAATGATTCTGAGTTTCTTGAAATTTGATGGATCTCTCTATTGCACTCGAAGATGTCCACAGGACTGGGTTGAAATAAAGTGCAAGAATCAATTTCATACAGTTTTTTTAGTAAATGTGGAGGAGCAAAATCTAATCTCCGTTTGCACCAGTAACCATCAGCGAAATTCACAAACTTTTCCATGCACAAAAGAGGCTTCAATTTCTCAATAACCAGATTTCCTAGAAGAGTTAACCTATAAACATTATTTTCCTTGGTTACTAAATAGTATTTTTCTAGCAATTCTATGTTAAAAAGAAGTTCGTCTTTTGTGGTCTCTAGGGATTTTCTAAGTTCATCACAGTCTTTTGGACCGTTATCTAAAAGCAAAAGTAAACGGCTAGAGTTTTCCGATGCAATCACTATTTGAAGTGATCTATCTCCCATTTAGCTTGCCTCCTTTTTATGAACGGTTTAGTAAAGAACATATTGACTAGAATATTTTCCAGTAGAAATAAGTTTTACAAATGTCGTTTCCCCATTCAATGAAAATAAAGGTTCTTTTGTATTTATAGATTACCAATATAACATTAGTTTAATGGTATAATCTCAAAATTTACTTGCTCTAAATTAAAAATCCCTTAATGCAGTTGAATCTTCAAGGTAATATTCAAATATTTGCTTTCCCCATTCAAGGGAATCAAGGTCAGAACAGAGAATATGTTTATTGTCGTAATCTCCACTATTTGTTAAAGGGCTCATCCTCAGGTAGTGATCATTAATTGCAAAGGACATGAAGTTCATCTCTTTTGAGTAAACAAATAAATGAAAGATGTCACTTTTTATAATCTCTTGAAATTGATTCTTTGATTCACTACTAATATCTCTGGAGATTATGACATAGACGTTTACATTGTTTTTGATCAGTTCGGAGAACACGGCATTAAAAGACGGATGAAAATATGAGGTAACTATAAACAGGGATTTAGATGTTTTCGATGCCTCACAGAATATTTTAAAGTCTTCAAACATTTCAATAATAGGAGGATTTGTCATTTCACATTTCGCGACCTTGCTCATCAAATCAAAAAAGTGAGGTGGGATTTGATTTAAAATATGATCATTCTCTAGATCATAGTCAACGGTCTCTAATAAAGAACCTATTGTATCAACTATAAGTTTTCCTATAATTGTTAATTTGTAGACACTACCTAGTTGGCTGATAAGTTGATTGTCTTCCAATGCTTTAATCTGCAAAAGTAAGTCATGTCTACTGGTTTTGAATGAGTTAAGAATGGTTTCTCTTTCTTTGGGACCATCCTTTAATAGCAAAAGTACACTTTTTCTTTGTTCTGATGCAAGTATAATATCAAATAAAGAGTCCTTCATTGCCCATATTGTCCCCAATAATATTACGTATGGACCTGCTCCTACAAATACTAACTCACAATGAAAAGTAGATTGAAATTGTAGTACAGATAAAAATCATCATTGATGTTCAATTTCAGTAATAAGAATGGAATCCTTTAGATAATACTCATAAAGTTCTTTTCCCCATTTGAGCGCATCCTCACTTGAACATATGATTCTCTTAGTGTCATAGCCACCCTCCAGTGTAAATGTTCTTAGCATAACTGCGTGGTCTGTAAGTGTGAATGACGTAAAAGGGAAATTAGAAGGGTATCTATATAGTTCTATATTTGGGTTTTGTGAAATATATTGTAAGTCCTCACTTTTTTCATGCAAAAGTTTTTGGTATAAATCATCTGATACGATGAACGATGCGTTCACATTTAATTCCGTCATCTCAGTGAATAATTTCTCAAAGTGAGGAAACATAAATGAAGTTACTGTGCATATAAACTTTGTCCTTTTAGCTTCCTCAACAAAGGTTTCATCTTCATCAAAGATTTCACTTATTTGAACAGTGACTGAAGTACATGATTCTAATTCATTAATTCTTTTTAGTAAATGAGGTGGAATAAAATGAAGATCGTGGGATCCCCAGTACTCTATATTGTTGCTAAAAACATCAATATTCTTTAGAGCCAGTGCAATATCATCAACAATAAGTTTCCCAAGGTGTGTCAGGATGCAAGTATCCCTTTCGTTCGTTATCAAGTAATGATCTTCAAGTATCCTTATTTGTGGCAGGAGAGCTTGTCTTGATGTATCTAAAGATTTAAGGAGATATTCCATATCTTTTGGTCCATTCTGCAGCAATAGGAGAACTTCCTTTCTCTTCTCTGATGCAAACATCACATGAAGTAATGGTTTCTTCATACTTCCACAGCCCCTTTATTAATTATGTGAGTAGTGATATTTAAGGTAAACCTCAAGATTTTCTACTGTTAGTCAGCAGGATATTTAGCTCGTAGAAATCCTTTTAATCAGAACTCATTAAAATACTTTCATGAATATCAAAAAAGTATATAGTATATGAGAACAGGTTAAATGTAGGTGATAAAATGACAGAGCCAGAAAAGGAAATTGAAAAGAACTATTCATACAATAAGCAACAACTATAGTCCCTAACTCAACAAATCACACTTTTTATTTGTGCATTAAATGTTTCTATCCATTTTTTTGCAAACGATAATGAGCTCTCTATCCTCATAAATTCCATTTTGATAATATTCCTCAAATGTTCTTTTGATTTGACAAATTTGACTGACACTTCTCTTTTGATTGTTTTCCAGACAAATTCTACTGGATTTAGATCAGGTGAATAAGGTGGTAGGAACACAAGTGTTATTTTTAAATCTCTCGCTTTACTTATCGTTTTCTTTGCATGATGCGATCTTGCATTATCGAGAACAAGAATTATTCTTTTCCCTGGGTTTTGCTCTACAATTTTTTCCAGGAATTCACACACATCTTCTGTTTTTGAGCTTTTCATAAAATCAATGATACTGTTCCCGTTGATCGAATAAAACGCAAATGCATTTGCTTTAACGTAATCCGTATTTTTTATTATCAACGGTTTTTTAAATGACCATAATCTTTGCGTGTTTGCTTTTGTTTGTGGTGAAGATTCATCCAGAAAACCTATGATATACTGCTCATCTTGACCAATATTTTTTGGAATTGCTTCGGTTAGTTTTTTTTAAGATCTCTTCAGCGTTTTTAGGTCTTCTGTAGTCAAGGGGATATGGCTTTGAGTGATACATGTTAAAACTGTGAAGTATAACTCCTACTTGTTTCTCTGAATATTCTACGCCATATTTTTCCTTTATTAACTTCCAGACTTCTCTTGTAGTCCAGTAATCCTTATTTTCCAACAAAGCTCTTAATTCCTTTTTTTGTTCATCAGTAAGTTTGGATTTCCTACCTCCGCCAAAATTTGGCATTAAGGCGGCATAGCCGCCTTTATTCCAACTTTCTTGCCAGCAATATCCTGTTTTCTTAGTCACTCCTACTTTAGTAGCAGCTTCTTCTACAGAATCCCCTAAATATCTAAATTTAACAAAATAGAGCCTTTTCAACACTCTTGAATTGTTCTCGTGTGTGATCAAATCGTTAATCTCGTCGAGAATTACCTTTCGGTCAATCAGAATTTGTTCTTTCCCCGCCATAAGATAAGATAAACATTAATACGTGTAGTAAGTTGCGTTGAACACTATAAATAGATGGAATTAGATTTCATTGCACTTTCAACAAAATCTTTATTGATTTCAAACATCTCAATGACATTAGGTTTTAAAACCTTACATTTCTGAAGTTCGTTAATTCTTTCAAGGAGATGAGATGGAATGAAACCAAGGTTATGAGCCCCCCAATAATCAATATCCATATCCAAAACTTCAGTAGTGCTCACAAGCGGGGCCATTTCATTGACAATTAATTTTCCAATAGTTGTCAGCTCATAGGTATCTTTACTATGGTTAACAAGATAATGTTCTTCAAGCATCCTTATCTGTGGAAGCAATGATTGTCTATTTGTCTTTAAGAGTCGAAGTAGATCTTCCATTTCTTTGGCTTCATCCTGTAATAACAGGAGAGTTTCCTTTCTCTTTTCGGACATAAAGAGAATATCAATTAACATTTTTTTCATTTAACGCACTTCCTTCTAAATAAATACAAAATTGTTTAATCCAATCTACAGCATCCATTTGATAGATATTGCTATTTATACTAATTTTATTTCAAAGTGAATAATTAATGCACAGTTTTAACAAAACTAAATTTAATTTATTTTATGTCTCCAAGTCACCTTTTCGATGGGAACTCCAATGTAAAGATTAAATACTATGCATAAGAAGTTGCTTTGCAACTTGAAGTTCCTTTCAATATGTTGTCAACGTCACTCACCAACTTCCTGTAAGCTTCCCTTGATTGCTGCACCTTGTTGAGATAATGAAGCTATAAAATGGGACAAGGAGGTCTGCATAATTTGCCCTCACCCCCCTCAAGACAAAAGTTTCAGCATCATCTTCTTGAACTTTTCCTTTACCAAGGTATCCAAGTTGTCTTTGGTTGCAACCGGCTGCTGCATAGCAAACATCCCGTTGGCCTTGAGGATTGCATCGTCCACATCGCGCCCCGACAGGTGAAACACTTCGCATGATCAACGAAGGCGCTGCAATGATACGCACTAAAGGGGAAGAAGGGACTGGTGATGTCAGTAAGGCTGTAAAACACATGAAGGAGATAAAGGGCTATATACGGTCACTTGCCAGAATGACACATGAGGAACTAATCCTTGCAGCACGCGAGATAGAAGCTCCCATTGAGCTGGTAGTGGAAACTGCTTAACTGCAGAGACTTCCGGTTGTGAACTTTGCCGCAGGCAGAGTGGCTGCACCGCAGATGCAGTTGATTGGGGAAAAGAACTCTTTGAATATTGCCGTCAGCAATCTGCGTTGATTACCGATATCTGAAAGGGTCTCATTTCAATCCGAGTGGATATCAAATAGGAAAGTGTTACCTTTCCCAAGGTTATTTTCCACCCAAATGTTACCACCGTGCAGCTCGACAAACCGCTTGGCCAAAGATAATCCAATCCTATGCCGCCATATTTTCTTGTTATTGAACCGTCTATCTGGATGAAAGGGTCAAATATCTTATCGATATTCTCTTTAGCAATACCAATACCATTGTTGTGAACAGAAAATATAATTGTATTTTCTCTCTGCTCAGCTTCAACTTTTACTGTGCTTTGAGCACCTGGAAGCTTAATGGAGTTTTATCCTTTTTAAATCACCAAGTAATTTTCAGGAGGAGATAGGTTTTCTACAGAGCCTAAATGCGTTTAAGTTAAATAAGAATAAAACCCACTTTATAAATGTGGAGCAAGGAAATGCGCTACAGCGGGAAGTGGAGTACGCGAGAGACATTGATAATAAAGGTTCCTATATTGAAAGGTCTGGTAGTAAGGCGAATGACCCAGAAGAGTGGAAAGGATAGAGATTGCCTGAACTAAAAAAGATGGTGCCTCTTATTTTGCATTGTAGACAACACTGCCCCAAGACAAGAGAGTATGAAATAAACAGAAGGTATGGGCAATGTATGAAGAAGTGATTAACGAATTTCAAGGAAAGGCCATTAGCATGAGGATTGTCGAGCCTTTCGAAATTGGTCTGAAGCTCGAAGCGACGAGTCAGACAACCGTCCACTTACCTGGGACCGAGGCGGAAGGGCTGGGAACCGGAATCGGCGATGGTTATTCAAGTATATCTGGTAAAGAGGTGATGAGGTCATGAGATTGGAACTGCTCAAGGTAGGAGTGGTACTTCTTTTCTGTATCACCCTCGCAATCACCCCTGTCCAGGCACAGCCTCAGACAGAAGACATTGAGATAAGAGATTTTGCCTTCCAGCCCGAAGCGATCACGATTGAACCCGGAACAACCGTTGTCTGGACGAATTATGACACTGTCCAGCATACGGCCACCAGTACCGAGGATATCTTTGACTCCGGTCTCTTTGGAGAGGATGAAACATTCGAGCATACCTTTACGGAACCGGGCACTTACGAATACTTCTGCACAGTCCATCCGTTCATGGAGGGTGAAGTAGTCGTTTCGGAAGAAGAGCCCGGACAGGTTGAACCGGGCGTTGTGGTGACGGATCAGCCGATAGTTAACGATACGGTAACAGTCGATGAAGTGGTCAGCGACGGCCCCGGCTGGATCGTCATCCATGCCGACGAGGAAGATGCTCCAGGTCTGGTCATCGGCTACAGCCCTGTAGATGACGGAGTGAATGAGAACATCACTGTCGAGATCGAGAACGCGACCGAGATCCTCCATGCCATGCTGCATATCGATGCGGACGAGATTGGTGTCTATGAGTTTCCGGGCCCTGACATCCCGGCGGAAGTCGATGGGGAAGTGGTGAACGTGCCATTCAACGTCACCGAGATTCCGATGGAGGAACAGGAGCAGGTGGGCCTTGATCTCGTTGCCGAGGGATTCACTGCACCGGTTGGGCTCACTTCACCCGATGATGGAAGCGGGAGGCTCTTTGTGGTCGATCAGGCCGGCGAGATCAGGATCATTGATGCAAATGGCACCCTGCTTGAGGAGCCCTTCCTGAATCTCACGAATCAGATCATCGAGCTGCGAGAGGATTTCGATGAGCGCGGGCTGCTTGGTCTTGCCTTCCACCCGAACTTCACCGAGAACGGCAGGTTCTTTGTCTACTACAGCGCCCCGCTCAGAGAAGGGGCGCCGGAGGATTGGAACCACACCAGCCGGATATCAGAGTTCAATGTGTCGGAAGACGATGAGAACCGGGCGAATCCCGACTCCGAGCGGGTGATCTTGGAGGTCGACCAGCCCCAGTTCAACCATGACGCCGGTTCGATCGCCTTCGGCCCTGACGGCTACCTCTACATACCGCTCGGTGACGGCGGCGGTGGCAACGACGTCGGTGTAGGACATCCGCCGGAAGGCAACGGGCAGAACACAACCACGCTACTTGGAAGCATTCTGCGGATCGATATCGACGGCGAGGAGCCCTACGGTATCCCGGAGGACAACCCATTTGTCGATGATGACGAGGTGCTGGACGAGATCTACGCCTACGGATTGCGCAATCCATGGCGCATGACGTTTGATGCGGGAGGGGAGAACCATCTGTTTGCTGCCGATGCCGGACAGGAATTCTGGGAGTCGGTGAACATCATCGAAGCTGGCGGCAACTATGGCTGGAACCTTAAAGAGGGAAGCCATGCCTTCGACCCCGAGAACCCGCTCGATACTCCTGAAGAGGTGCCCGAAGTCGGTCTCCGCGGCGAGCCCTTGATCGACCCGATCATCGAGTATCCGAACGCGAAACAGTCCGATGGTCTCGGGCAGGTTGTTGTCGGCGGATATGTCTACCGCGGCAGTGCCATTCCGGAATTCGAGGGGCGCTACATCTTCGCCGAATGGAACCGGGCGGATTCTCAAGGCGACGGTATAATCTTCATCGCGACGCCGCCAGAGGATAACGTCACAGAAGAGATGTGGGAGTTTACGGAACTAGGGGTGGCCCCCAACCAGACGATTGGCTCCTACATCCTGGCAATTGGACAGGACGCGGACCGTGAACTCTATGTCCTGACCACACAGAATCGCGGACCGACCGGAGAAACGGGCAGAGTTTACCGCCTCGCTCCGCCTCCCGAAGAATCCGAACCGTTCCAAGCACCTGGATTTGGCAAGTTTACGACTATGTTCGTCATTGCAACTGCATATGTCATAGGAAAAAGTTGACTTGTAGGGAGTTGTAGGTGGAATATAAAGAAGAGTGGAGAATTAATATGTGTTTAGAGGAAAGACCATTGGCATGAGAATAATCGAAATTCTCGAGAACGGCCTGAATTATGAGAACAATTGCCTTGAAAAGTGTTATTCCTCATAAGGAGGAATGCATTTTATTATTTAACTTTGCAGGGTTAAACCGAATACCATGATCTCCAGGGTAAGGCCTTCTGTGGTCATTGTCACCGTGCCAGATCTCTGCAGGGATACCATCGGGGAAAGCATCACGTGTGTTGACCCCTGAAACTCGGATACTTATCCGTAGATGAATACATTTGCCACAAGTTAGGCTGATGATAACCTCCTCCAGGGAAAGATCATCGATTATCATTTGGGTTCACAGGCTTTCTTCTATCTCTTTGGTGATGGGGATTGGCATCAGACCACTGCGGCAATGGTGATGAAGTGGAGGACGATATAAGTCAACA
Encoded proteins:
- a CDS encoding ISA1083-3 transposase, producing MAGKEQILIDRKVILDEINDLITHENNSRVLKRLYFVKFRYLGDSVEEAATKVGVTKKTGYCWQESWNKGGYAALMPNFGGGRKSKLTDEQKKELRALLENKDYWTTREVWKLIKEKYGVEYSEKQVGVILHSFNMYHSKPYPLDYRRPKNAEEILKKTNRSNSKKYWSR
- a CDS encoding lysine exporter protein LysE/YggA, which produces MVMNIIDLAQAFILGFTIGVSAALVPGPMMLATVSISLKKGWKTGFYVFGGHSIVETTLILLIIMGASTLIVKDMLSNIAIIGGLAMALFGMIIIRKAKEALTMDINAAAGKLDISSGPVSAGILTSALNPTFLFWWLTAGTAIIMQQYLAGVLAVFAFILGHWLADLGFLVSVSSTFARGKQLVSRRTHQRLLYICGSFLITIGFFFILSHNEVAALIDLID
- a CDS encoding transposase IS4 family protein; the protein is MDDLTDFALNEEYKRLQSVGDKLAEIESLIDWKPFRPILESMYKNRTASGGRPEADVIVMFKMLVLQQWHGLSDAELERQCIDRISFRKFLGFPGYVPDSTTVWSFRKRISDNGKEKEIWDEMQKQLNALGLKIKKGMIQDATFIHSNPGHAKADEPRGKDAKTARSKDGTWAKKGGKSHFGYKLHTIIDKEYELIRRFETTTASVHDSQVDLSEVGEVVYRDKGYFGAVAKGFAATMQRAVRGHPLGIAEILRNERISVQRVTCERVYAVAKEVFKAGKVLLTTVKRVNVKMLMTAFSFNLHQLRTLKRKGTV
- a CDS encoding pyridoxal biosynthesis lyase PdxS, with product MINEGAAMIRTKGEEGTGDVSKAVKHMKEIKGYIRSLARMTHEELILAAREIEAPIELVVETA
- a CDS encoding transposase, translating into MIIKNTDYVKANAFAFYSINGNSIIDFMKSSKTEDVCEFLEKIVEQNPGKRIILVLDNARSHHAKKTISKARDLKITLVFLPPYSPDLNPVEFVWKTIKREVSVKFVKSKEHLRNIIKMEFMRIESSLSFAKKWIETFNAQIKSVIC